One segment of Leptodactylus fuscus isolate aLepFus1 chromosome 7, aLepFus1.hap2, whole genome shotgun sequence DNA contains the following:
- the LOC142213407 gene encoding olfactory receptor 5V1-like, producing the protein MDQLNTTTSHTGFILLGLSEVLHLQVIFFLIFLIMYFITISGNLLLIIAVRINPRLHSPMYFFLTNLSIIDLCFSSSIVPVLLMNALAKDRSISLLGCVTQMYFSLTMCATECIILAAMAYDRFAAICRSLYYNSIMNKTLCIYLAVGSWSVGFINSLIQVSLTFQLPFCNCRDINHYFCEVPAFIQMSCGDTFHNELSIYITGAIIALLSFCFTLISYVHIISNILKIISSQGRQKSFSTCASHLIVVTLYYGTVMFMYLRPHSKKYTPYSTKIDKVVPLLYTVVTPMMNPFIYSIRNKDVKDTIMSQLKRK; encoded by the coding sequence ATGGACCAATTAAATACAACCACTTCCCATACAGGGTTTATCTTACTTGGGTTATCTGAAGTCCTTCACCTACAAGTTATCTTTTTCCTCATATTTTTGATAATGTATTTTATAACGATATCTGGGAACCTTCTTCTGATCATTGCTGTGAGGATCAATCCAAGACTACACAGTCCGATGTATTTTTTTCTGACCAACCTCTCTATCATTGACCtctgcttctcctcctccattGTTCCTGTCCTACTAATGAACGCCTTGGCCAAAGACAGAAGTATTTCCTTACTGGGATGTGTGACACAGATGTATTTCTCCTTAACTATGTGCGCAACAGAATGTATAATACTTGCCGCCATGGCCTATGATAGATTTGCCGCCATTTGTAGATCATTGTACTATAACTCCATAATGAACAAGACGTTGTGTATCTATCTAGCTGTAGGGTCATGGAGTGTCGGATTTATTAACTCTCTTATTCAGGTGTCTCTTACGTTCCAACTCCCATTCTGTAATTGTCGAGACATCAACCACTACTTCTGTGAGGTTCCTGCCTTCATACAAATGTCTTGTGGAGATACCTTCCATAATGAATTATCTATATACATCACAGGAGCCATTATTGCTTTGCTTTCCTTCTGCTTCACGTTGATCTCATATGTCCATATTATCTCCAACATTTTGAAGATCATCTCCTCACAAGGAAGGCAGAAATCCTTCTCCACGTGTGCCTCACACCTCATTGTTGTCACCCTCTACTATGGGACTGTTATGTTCATGTATCTACGGCCACACTCAAAAAAATATACGCCTTACTCTACTAAGATAGATAAAGTAGTGCCACTCCTTTATACAGTAGTAACTCCGATGATGAACCCTTTTATATATAGTATAAGGAACAAGGACGTGAAAGACACCATCATGAGTCAACTGAAGAGGAAGTAA